In the Alphaproteobacteria bacterium genome, CTGAGCAAGCTTGCTCCACTCGGCCGCCTGCACGCGCACGACGAATTTGGCTCCTCCGCTGCCGTCCGGCTTGAAGATCGACGCCTCGCCTTCGCGGATATCGAACCAATCCTTGCCGAAGGCATCGAGGATGTTCGGCTTGTGGGAGACGAGCACCACATTGGTGCCGGCCGGCGGCGCGGTCGCGGCGAGCTTCTTCATCGCCGCCGCGCGGCGATTGTTCTCGTTCGGCGAGACCACGAGACCGCCTTCGGTGATGTCCGCGGTCGACGTCATGGCGCCGAACCCGAGCAGCGTGCCGGTTTCGACCGCGCGATTGAACTGGCTGGTGATCGTCTGCCCGACCGGGATTTTCAGCTTGCGCATGGCGTCGCCGATCTCGCGCGCTAAGGCGCGGCCCTGGTCGTTGAGCTGGCGTTGCTTGGCGACGTTCGCAATGTTGAGGGGATCGGTGTCGGCCTGATCGTTATGCGTCGCGCCGTGGCGAAATACGATGACGTATCCGCCGCCCTGCAGCGCCTTGACCGCCTGCTGCATGCCCGGATCGACCTGGGCTTGGGCGGGCGCGATGAATGTCAGCGTGAGCAGGCCGAGCCAGAACAGCCGCATGGGTGCCTCCTTTCCTCTCCCTGGGGGCGCTGTTTAATCTTGCGCGAAGCCCAGAGACAGACAACTTGACGTTACCGGCGTGTGAGTAACGATAGCCGCATGCGCACACCCTCCGCTGCCGACGTTACCCGCCTGCTCGATCTCAAGCCGCATCCCGAAGGCGGGCATTTTCGCGAAACATTCCGCGACGCCGCCGCCGATACGAGCGGGCGCGCCGCATCGACCGCGATCTATTTCCTGCTCGCGAAAAATGAGCGTTCGCACTGGCACCAGATCGACGCCGTCGAGGTGTGGCACTACTACGCGGGCGCGCCGCTCGTGCTCGAGATGACGGACGGCAAGGGCCCGGTGCGGCGCATGAAGCTGGGTCCGGACGTCGCAATGGGCGAGCGGCCGCAGGGTCGTACCGGCCGGCCACTGGCAGGCGGCGGAAAGCCTCGGCGACTGGACGCTCGTCGGCTGCACGGTGGCGCCGGGATTTGGGTTTGCAACGTTCGAGATGGCGCCGAAGGACTGGACGCCGGGCAACTAACGTCTGCCGAACAGCATGTCCCTCGCGGCGAGCACGCCGCCGCCCGCGATCAACAGCGCGGCCAACGCCAGCGTGGCACTTGCTGCCGCATAGCCGGCGAGCACCAGGAACAACGTCGAGAGCAGCGGCGCGAGATAGGAGCCAACGCCCAACACGCGGATGTCGCCGTGCTTCATGCCGATGTCCCACACGTAGAAGGCCGCGCCGACCGGCCCAATACCGAGTGCCGCGACCGCGAGCCATTGGCTGACGTTCTCCGGCCAATGGGTCTGCTCGAACAGGGCGTGCGAGATCGCGGCCAGCGCCGCCGTGGCGAGGCAGAATCCCGCAACCGCATCGCTCGGAACGTCGGCAAAGCGGCGCGAGAGCACCGAATAGATCGCCCAGGTGAAGGCCGCGACGAACGCGGCCGCAAAACCGGGCAGATTGGCGCCGGTCAGCGTGATGCCCCGCCCGGCGAACAGCACGACCGTGCCGGCAAGCGCAATCAGCGCGCCCACGACGTGATGCACGCGCAAACGCTCGCCGGGCAGCAGCGCGGACATGAGCACGATCAGCACCGGCCAGAGGTAGCTCACAAGCTGCGCCTCGGCAGGCGGCGCAAGCCGCAGCGCCAGGAAATAGAGGGCGTGATAACCGAACAGCCCGCCGACACCGAGCGCCCAAACCTGCCATGGCTGCTTGAGCGCACGCGCGGCGCCGGGCCGGAACAGCCACGTAGCCGCGCCGATCGCACCGCCGATCGCGAACGTCATGGCGGCAAGCTGGAACGGCGGCACCGTGCCGGACGCGACGGTGAGCAGCGACAAGAGCGACCACATCAGGATCGCCGTGAAGCCGATGAGGGTGGCGGATCGCATCAAGGACTCGCGAGGACTTGCCGGTTCGCTTAGTCGAGCGGCCGGGACGACGCAATGCGGGCCGCAGCGAACGCGACTTCTCCCACAAAAGCAATTTCAGTTTGTAGCAGGCGGCGGTATCGTCCGGGATTGCGCCACCAAGCACGGGAGAGATCATGGCAAGTCCCGCACCCCAGGCCGCCGATGCGCTCACCCTCGCGACGCTGGCGCTGTGCACCGCGTCCTACCTGCCGGACATCACCACGATCCCGGCCGCGGTGCAGAACGCCCCGCCCCTTGCGGCCGGCGGACGGTGGCAATGTGTCTGGGGGCCGGTGCAGGACAGCGACGAGTCGAACCTCGCGCTCGTGGCGGGCTACTTCCCGGGCCCGAATGCGGGACCGCAGACCATCTGCGTCACCGTGCGCGGCACCGATTTCGACATCACCGACATCTGGGGGATGCTGGAGCAGATCTGGGAAGACCTCGACGCGTCCGACCCGCAACCGATGCCGTGGGCGCTCGACGATCCGGCGCGCATTGCGTCCGGCACGCTCGATGGTCTCGGCATCATTCAGGGACTGACCGCCAACGGACAAACGCTCGGCCAGTTTCTGACGGCGTTCTTTTCGCAGCCCGCGAACGCGCATGTCACCATCCTGGTCACCGGCCACAGCCTCGGCGGTTGCCTCGCCACCATCGTGGCGACCTGGATACGGGTCCTGCTGCCGAACTTTCGCGGCGCGATCCAGCCGATCACGTTTGCGGCGCCGACCGCGGGCAACAGCGAGTTCGCGACCTATTACGGCGAGCTGTTTCCGACGGCGCGGCGGTTTCAGAACTCGCTCGACGTAATCCCGCACGCCTTCTACGACCTCGGCGGCATCAACAGTATTTACGCAAACTCTATGCTCGATACGCCGGACATCATCTGGCTCGGCGTACTCGGGATGGAAGCCGCGCTGGACATCATGGAGGCGAGCTATGTGCAGCCCGCGCAAGGGCAGCAGATCGTGCCGGGCGCGTTCCTGCTCAACGACGCGACGGACTGGTACGCGCAGGCGCTGCACCAGCATCACCTCGCGACTTATCTGGCACTGCTGACCGGCACCCAAGTCGACACGACTGCCCTGCCGCAGCAGAGCGTCGCGCATGCCGCGAAGGCGCGGCTGATCAAGCGCATCGGCTCTTTGGAGACCGCGCTGGAGCGGCTCGCCGACCGGTAGCTTACTCGGCGGCAAGCGGCCGCGTCGTTGCCTCCACATAGCCGTCGCGCGTCTGCGGCAGCTTCCAGCCGAGCATGCGCGAGGCGACCAGCGTGCGCAGCACCTGCGCGGTGCCGCCGCCGATGGTGAACATGCGCACATCGCGCGCCATCCTTTCGAGCGGCAGGTCGCGCGAGTAGCCGCGCGCGCCGAACATCTGCAGCGCATCGTTGACGATGCGGATCGCGGCTTCGCCCGCGAAGATCTTCGCCTGCGCGGCGAGCATCGGATCGGGAAATGCCGAGCCCTCGCCACGCGAACGCGCCGCCGCGTACAGCATCAGGCGCGACGCGGTGAGCTGCGTCTGCATGTCGGCGAGCATCCATTGCAGGCCCTGGAATTCGCCGATCGGCCGCCCGAACTGTTGGCGCTCCTTGACCCAGTGGGTCGCGAGCTCCAGCGCGCCCGCCGCAATGCCCATCGCGACGGTGCCGGCGCCGACGCGTTGCGAATTGTACGCGTTCATCAGGTCGGCAAAGCCGCGACGGAAACCCGATGGCGGCAACACCGCCATGCTGGCCGGCACTTCGAGATTCTCGAACGCAAGCTCGCCCTCCGGCATGCCGCGCAGGCCCATGGTCTTCTCGCGGCGAACGACCCGCAAACCCTTCGCCTCGTCACGTACGGCGAGGAAGCCGCCGATGCCGAGCTCGCGGCCCGCTTCGTCGAACACGCGCGCAAAGATCAGGTGCAAACGCGAGACGCCGCCGCCGGTGATCCAGTGCTTGCGGCCATTGACGATGTAGCGGTCGCCCTTGCGATCGGCGCGCGTGGTCATCGCCAGAGCGTCCGAGCCCGCGTCAGGCTCGGTGATGCAGATCGCGGGCTTGTCGCCGGAGAGTACGAGTGACGCCGCAAGTCTCTTCTGCTCCTCGCTGCCGTAGGCCATCACGGTCGAGATCGCGCCCATGTTGGTCTCGACCACGATGCGCGCCGTGACGGTACAGCACTTCGCCATCTCCTCGATGACCAGCACGGCATCGAGAAATGAACGTCCCTGCCCCCCGTACGCCGCGGGAATCGTCATCCCGACGAACCTGGCGTCCGTCAGCGCCTTCACGATGTCCCAGGGGTACTCCTCGTTCGCGTCGATCGCGGCTGCGCGCGGGCGCACGACCTCGTTCGCGAACGCGCGAGCGCTCGCCCGAAGCGCCAGCTCTTCCGCAGTCAGTCCGAGCGCGTCCATGAATGCCCCGCGGGGCCTACGTCATCACCTGTCCGCCGTTCGCCGAGATCGTCGACCCCGTGATGAACCCCGCGTCGTCGGAGGCAAGGAACACGACGCAGCGTGCAATCTCCTCCGGCTCGCCGAGGCGGCCCGCCGGAATTTGCGGCAGGATGTTCTTCTCGAGCACATCCTTCGGCACCGCCATCACCATCTCGGTCGCGATATAGCCCGGGCAGATCGCATTCACCGTGATGCCGGCGCGCGCGCCTTCAAGCGCCAGCGCCTTGGTGAAGCCGATATCGCCGGCCTTCGAGGCCGAGTAGTTGGCCTGCCCGAACTGGCCCTTCTGCCCGTTGATCGAGGAAATGTTGATGACGCGGCCGAACTTGCGCGAGCGCATGCCGTCCCAGAGCGGGCGTGTCATGTTGAACAGGGAGTTGAGATTGGTGTTGATCACCGCGTACCACTGGTCGGGCGTCATGCGGTGGAACGGCGCGTCCTTGGTGATGCCGGCGTTGTTGACCAGAACTTCGACAGGCCCGAGATCGGCCTCGACTTTTTTCAGGCCCTCGACACAGGCGTCGTAGTTCGACACGTCCCACTTGTAGACCGGGATGCCGGTCTCGGCTTTGAACTTGTTCGCCGCCTCGTCGTTGCCGGCGTAGCTCGCCGCAACCTTGTAGCCTGCGGCCTTCAACGCCTTGGAGATCGCCGCGCCGATACCGCGCGTGCCGCCGGTCACCACTGCTACCCGGGCCATTTCTCACTCCCCACTTTTGGGTGGTCGCGCACGAACCTGCGGCCACGTTTGTTCGGACCAGATTAGAGACGTTGAGGGCCGGGCAAAAGGGCGTGGACGCCCGTCTTCGACGGGCTATGCCCGGCCCCTCACGCCGCAGATCAGGAATTTCGCGGGGTTACCGCTCCACGCACATCGCGATGCCCATGCCGCCGCCGATGCAGAGCGTGGCGAGGCCCTTCTTGGCATCGCGCTTCTGCATTTCGTAAAGCAGCGTGAGCAGCACGCGCGCACCGGACGCGCCGATCGGATGGCCGATGGCGATCGCGCCGCCGTTGACGTTCACCTTACCGGTATCCCAGCCGAGGTCCTTGTTCACCGCGCAGGCTTGCGCCGCGAAGGCTTCGTTCGCTTCGATCAGATCGAGGTCCCCGATATTCCAGCCGGCCTTCTTCAGCGCGGCGCGCGAGGCCGGGATCGGCCCGGTGCCCATGATCGACGGATCGACGCCGGCATGCGCCCAGGAGACGATCCGCGCGAGCGGCTTCTTGCCCGCCGCAGCGGCCGCCTTCGCGGTCATCAGCACCACCGCGGCAGCGCCATCGTTGATGCCGGAGGCATTCGCGGCGGTGACCGTCCCCTCCTTCGAGAAAGCCGGACGCAGCTTGGCAATCGACTCCACCGTCACGCCCGCCTTCGGGTATTCGTCCGTGTCGACCACGATGTCGCCCTTGCGGCCCTTGATGGTGATCGGAACGATCTCGTCCTTGAACTTGCCGGCCTTCTGCGCGGCCTCGGCCTTGTTTTGCGATGCGGTCGCGAACTCGTCCTGCATCTGCCGCGTGATCTGGTACTTCGTGGCGACGTTCTCGGCGGTCGTGCCCATGTGATAGCCATTGAAGGCATCCCACAGGCCGTCCTTGATCATGGTGTCGACCAGCTCGACATTGCCCATTTTCACGCCGTTGCGCAGATACTGGCAGTGCGGCGCCATGCTCATCGACTCCTGGCCGCCCGCGACCACGATGTCGGAATCGCCGTTCATGATCGCCTGATAGCCGAGCGCGACCGCGCGCAGGCCGGAGCCGCAAAGCTGGTTCACGCCCCAGGCCGGGCTCTCGACCGGAATGCCGGCATTGATGGAGGCCTGGCGGGCGGGGTTCTGTCCCTGCCCGGCGGTCAGGATCTGGCCCATGATGACTTCGGAGACCTGGCCGCCCTCGATCCCGGCGCGCTTCATCGCCTCGGCGATCGCGGCCTTGCCGAGCTCATGCGCCGGCAAGCTGCCGAACGCCCCATTGAACGCGCCGACCGGTGTCCGCGCCGCACCGACAATGACGATATCTTCTGACATGCAATTCTCCTGATCCCGGCGTCGAGCCCGCCTGTCCGCCTTGCGTTGAGGGGCATTTGATACCCCTCCGGAAGGCTGTCAATAAGCCATCCGTGCATGCCGGTTTTGCGGGGCACCATACTCTAGCGCGCAGACCCATCGGGGTTTTTCGCGAAATATGCCGCCTTGCACAAAACGGTAGCCGCCTTCCTTCAAAAGTGCTTATGCTGGCGCGGCTTACCGCGCAAAAAGCTTTCAGCCATCCTCAGCGAGGGGCACGAGCGAATGAGCACAGCGACCAAATCCGCCGAACCGGTCACCATCAAAAAGTACGCCAATCGGCGGCTCTACAATACCGGAACCAGCACCTACGTGACCCTCGAGGATCTCGCCACGATGGTGAAGAGCGGCGAGGACTTCGCTGTCTATGACGCGAAGACCGGCGAGGACATCACCCGCTCGGTGCTGACCCAGATCATTTTCGAGCAGGAGAACAAGGAAGGCGCACAGAACCTCTTGCCAATCAATTTCCTGCGCCAGCTGATCCGCTTCTACGGCGACTCGATGCAAATGCTGGTGCCGCGCTACCTGGAAACCTCGATCGACTCGTTGACGCGCGAGCAGCAGAAGTTCCGCGATCAGATATCGCAGGCTTTCGGCGTGAGCTCGTTCGGCCCGCTCGACGAACAGGTCCGCCGCAACATGGAAATGTTCCAGCGGGCGTTCTCGATGTTCACGCCGTTTGCGCGCCGCGACGACGGGTCCGCGGCGCCCGAAGAGAAGTCCGCCTCGTCGGGAAGCGATTTGGACGAACTGCGGCGGCAGCTCTCCGACATGCAGAAGAAGGTCGACAAACTGGGCGGTGGGGAGAAGTAAATCTTCTTTTGGCGTGATCTTTTCCGAAAACCGGTACCCACCCCGCATCAAGTGCGGGGCAGGCTTTTTCGGGATCACGCCCCTAGCCTGCCGCGGTATTCGCGGTTCCGTTCTCCCACGGCCGGTCGATTCTGGCGCGGCCGATCAGGTCGCCCTGCAGATAGTCGCAGCCCCATCCGGCAAGGATCGCGGCGGTTTCCTCGTCCTGCACCCACTCGGCGACCGTTTCGAGACCGAGCGAACGCCCCAGCCCGATCATGGTCTGCACGAATGCGCGGTCGTCTTCCGAGCGCATCAGATTCTGCACGAACGCCCCGTCGATCTTGATCATGTCGACACCGAGTCGCCGCAGATTGCGGAACGACGTGTAGCCGGCGCCGAAATCGTCGATCGCGATGCGGCAGCCGAGGTCCTTGGCGCGTGTCACGAAACCCGCGGTTTCGTCGATGTTCTGAATCGCCGCAGTCTCGGTGATTTCCAGAATCATGCGCTGCGCGACGCCAGGGCGCGCGCGCAGCCGTGCGCTGAAAGCTGACCACCACTCCGGATCGCTGATCGAATCCGGCGAGACATTCACACTCACCCGGACGTCGGGCGTGCCGAGAAGCTCGCCGACGACCAGTTCGATCACCCGGTGATCGATCAGGCGCACCAGCCCGAGCTGCTCGGCGACCGGCACCACGGCGGTGGCCGGCACGACACCGCCATCGGTGCGGCGGATGCGCATCAGGCATTCATGGAAGGCGACCTGGCGCCCCGAGGTCGTGACCACCGGCTCATAGGCGAGCAGGATGCGCCGCTCGTTGAGCGCGGTGATAATCTTGTCGGTCGAGCGCACGTTTTCCTGGCGCAGCGCCTCGAGCTCCACATTCGGCCGATAGGCAACGAAGGTGCCGCGCCGGCGGGCCTTGGCGGTGTCGAGGGATTCCTGCGCATGAGCCAGGATCTCGTCGACGGTGCGGGCATGACGCGGCGCGGCCACGCCGCCGATCGTGATCGTCGCCGCGACCGGACCGTTTGCAGTCTGAACCGGATCCTCGCGGACTGCCGCCAGAAAGCGGTCGGCCGCCATTGTCAAATCGTCGGGTGTGCAGGTCTTGAGCACAACGCCGAACTTGTTCGACGAAAAGCGGCCGAGCATGTCGCCGCCGCGCATGCGGCTGCGCAGGCGCCGTCCGACCGCGGCGATAACCTCGTCGGCAACGCCGAAGCCGTAGGACTCGTTGATGCGCGCGAGATTGTCGACCGCGATCATCATGAAGCCGCACGAGCCACGATACTTGAGCGCGTCTTCGAGAGTGGCGGCGAGCGTTTCGGTCAAGGCGTTGCGGTTCATCTCGCCGGTGAGGCGGTCGAACCGCGACAGGTAGGCAAGCTGCTGCTCGTTTTGATGGCGCTCAGTGACAGCGCGCACCACGCCGTGCGCGCGGGCCGGACGACCGTCGGGACCTGCGAACCAGCGGCCATTGTCCTCGACCCAGAGCGGCGTCGCGGCGTCCAGGCCGGTCATCAGGCAGTACTCGGTCTGGTAGGGAACGCCGGCGCCGTAATCGCGTCCGCCGGCATCCATCACGGCATCGTAGCGCG is a window encoding:
- a CDS encoding histidine phosphatase family protein; this encodes MRLFWLGLLTLTFIAPAQAQVDPGMQQAVKALQGGGYVIVFRHGATHNDQADTDPLNIANVAKQRQLNDQGRALAREIGDAMRKLKIPVGQTITSQFNRAVETGTLLGFGAMTSTADITEGGLVVSPNENNRRAAAMKKLAATAPPAGTNVVLVSHKPNILDAFGKDWFDIREGEASIFKPDGSGGAKFVVRVQAAEWSKLAQGTN
- a CDS encoding EamA family transporter, with amino-acid sequence MRSATLIGFTAILMWSLLSLLTVASGTVPPFQLAAMTFAIGGAIGAATWLFRPGAARALKQPWQVWALGVGGLFGYHALYFLALRLAPPAEAQLVSYLWPVLIVLMSALLPGERLRVHHVVGALIALAGTVVLFAGRGITLTGANLPGFAAAFVAAFTWAIYSVLSRRFADVPSDAVAGFCLATAALAAISHALFEQTHWPENVSQWLAVAALGIGPVGAAFYVWDIGMKHGDIRVLGVGSYLAPLLSTLFLVLAGYAAASATLALAALLIAGGGVLAARDMLFGRR
- a CDS encoding lipase family protein, giving the protein MASPAPQAADALTLATLALCTASYLPDITTIPAAVQNAPPLAAGGRWQCVWGPVQDSDESNLALVAGYFPGPNAGPQTICVTVRGTDFDITDIWGMLEQIWEDLDASDPQPMPWALDDPARIASGTLDGLGIIQGLTANGQTLGQFLTAFFSQPANAHVTILVTGHSLGGCLATIVATWIRVLLPNFRGAIQPITFAAPTAGNSEFATYYGELFPTARRFQNSLDVIPHAFYDLGGINSIYANSMLDTPDIIWLGVLGMEAALDIMEASYVQPAQGQQIVPGAFLLNDATDWYAQALHQHHLATYLALLTGTQVDTTALPQQSVAHAAKARLIKRIGSLETALERLADR
- the acdA gene encoding 3-sulfinopropanoyl-CoA desulfinase; this encodes MDALGLTAEELALRASARAFANEVVRPRAAAIDANEEYPWDIVKALTDARFVGMTIPAAYGGQGRSFLDAVLVIEEMAKCCTVTARIVVETNMGAISTVMAYGSEEQKRLAASLVLSGDKPAICITEPDAGSDALAMTTRADRKGDRYIVNGRKHWITGGGVSRLHLIFARVFDEAGRELGIGGFLAVRDEAKGLRVVRREKTMGLRGMPEGELAFENLEVPASMAVLPPSGFRRGFADLMNAYNSQRVGAGTVAMGIAAGALELATHWVKERQQFGRPIGEFQGLQWMLADMQTQLTASRLMLYAAARSRGEGSAFPDPMLAAQAKIFAGEAAIRIVNDALQMFGARGYSRDLPLERMARDVRMFTIGGGTAQVLRTLVASRMLGWKLPQTRDGYVEATTRPLAAE
- a CDS encoding beta-ketoacyl-ACP reductase gives rise to the protein MARVAVVTGGTRGIGAAISKALKAAGYKVAASYAGNDEAANKFKAETGIPVYKWDVSNYDACVEGLKKVEADLGPVEVLVNNAGITKDAPFHRMTPDQWYAVINTNLNSLFNMTRPLWDGMRSRKFGRVINISSINGQKGQFGQANYSASKAGDIGFTKALALEGARAGITVNAICPGYIATEMVMAVPKDVLEKNILPQIPAGRLGEPEEIARCVVFLASDDAGFITGSTISANGGQVMT
- a CDS encoding acetyl-CoA C-acetyltransferase encodes the protein MSEDIVIVGAARTPVGAFNGAFGSLPAHELGKAAIAEAMKRAGIEGGQVSEVIMGQILTAGQGQNPARQASINAGIPVESPAWGVNQLCGSGLRAVALGYQAIMNGDSDIVVAGGQESMSMAPHCQYLRNGVKMGNVELVDTMIKDGLWDAFNGYHMGTTAENVATKYQITRQMQDEFATASQNKAEAAQKAGKFKDEIVPITIKGRKGDIVVDTDEYPKAGVTVESIAKLRPAFSKEGTVTAANASGINDGAAAVVLMTAKAAAAAGKKPLARIVSWAHAGVDPSIMGTGPIPASRAALKKAGWNIGDLDLIEANEAFAAQACAVNKDLGWDTGKVNVNGGAIAIGHPIGASGARVLLTLLYEMQKRDAKKGLATLCIGGGMGIAMCVER
- the phaR gene encoding polyhydroxyalkanoate synthesis repressor PhaR, which encodes MSTATKSAEPVTIKKYANRRLYNTGTSTYVTLEDLATMVKSGEDFAVYDAKTGEDITRSVLTQIIFEQENKEGAQNLLPINFLRQLIRFYGDSMQMLVPRYLETSIDSLTREQQKFRDQISQAFGVSSFGPLDEQVRRNMEMFQRAFSMFTPFARRDDGSAAPEEKSASSGSDLDELRRQLSDMQKKVDKLGGGEK
- a CDS encoding bifunctional diguanylate cyclase/phosphodiesterase — its product is MTRDARLPAQSATNRAADPNGILASIGLVPYEWRIDTDTLTWGANAAEVLQVRDVARIATGRSYASLLDPKNTSTRYDAVMDAGGRDYGAGVPYQTEYCLMTGLDAATPLWVEDNGRWFAGPDGRPARAHGVVRAVTERHQNEQQLAYLSRFDRLTGEMNRNALTETLAATLEDALKYRGSCGFMMIAVDNLARINESYGFGVADEVIAAVGRRLRSRMRGGDMLGRFSSNKFGVVLKTCTPDDLTMAADRFLAAVREDPVQTANGPVAATITIGGVAAPRHARTVDEILAHAQESLDTAKARRRGTFVAYRPNVELEALRQENVRSTDKIITALNERRILLAYEPVVTTSGRQVAFHECLMRIRRTDGGVVPATAVVPVAEQLGLVRLIDHRVIELVVGELLGTPDVRVSVNVSPDSISDPEWWSAFSARLRARPGVAQRMILEITETAAIQNIDETAGFVTRAKDLGCRIAIDDFGAGYTSFRNLRRLGVDMIKIDGAFVQNLMRSEDDRAFVQTMIGLGRSLGLETVAEWVQDEETAAILAGWGCDYLQGDLIGRARIDRPWENGTANTAAG